The following coding sequences lie in one Phenylobacterium immobile (ATCC 35973) genomic window:
- a CDS encoding P22 phage major capsid protein family protein has translation MAHAFAPPKVFANAGLKLLKNSLVLAKLADSEGVDKTYSTETGGGKPGGTVYVKRPPEFIVRDGKNAAAQEVLEGEVAVSVDKQKGVDVQFTSLEETLSVGALLKSKVMASSMAALASQIDSDLMATTLEFPNWVGTPGQLVDSAADFFRAPERLDELAIPQTDRKAVLTPSDTYAMAGNLLGLAAQQGEVARNALEKAKIPILGNTDPYMTQTVASLTCGTRTNGAVNGGSQDVAFAAVRTSYQQTLNIDGVGNGGTIKKGEVFSIAGVYAVNPRTKAVLPFLAQFVVLADATANGSGQVALTIANPIIVEGAYQNVSAAPADNAVVTWMGTAGSTYRQNAAFHKTSLKLVSAKLVTPFSGAADYSTDPETGISVRYWRYSNGDSDTHNHRFDVIYGCVNVDRRLGVRLSGAA, from the coding sequence ATGGCTCATGCATTCGCTCCGCCGAAGGTCTTCGCCAACGCGGGCCTGAAGCTTCTGAAGAACAGCCTCGTCCTGGCCAAATTGGCCGACAGCGAGGGAGTGGACAAGACCTACAGCACCGAGACTGGCGGCGGTAAGCCGGGGGGCACGGTCTATGTGAAGCGGCCGCCGGAATTCATCGTCCGCGACGGCAAGAACGCGGCTGCGCAGGAGGTGCTGGAGGGCGAGGTCGCTGTCAGCGTCGACAAGCAGAAGGGCGTGGACGTGCAGTTCACTTCGCTGGAGGAGACGCTGAGCGTTGGTGCGCTGCTGAAGTCCAAGGTCATGGCCTCGTCGATGGCGGCGCTGGCGTCGCAGATCGACTCGGACCTGATGGCGACGACGCTGGAGTTCCCCAACTGGGTGGGCACGCCCGGCCAGCTGGTGGACTCGGCGGCGGACTTCTTCCGCGCGCCGGAGCGGCTGGACGAACTGGCGATTCCGCAGACGGACCGCAAGGCGGTGCTGACGCCGTCGGACACATACGCCATGGCCGGCAATCTGCTGGGGCTGGCCGCCCAGCAAGGGGAGGTGGCGCGCAACGCCCTGGAGAAGGCCAAGATCCCGATCCTGGGCAACACCGATCCCTACATGACCCAGACGGTGGCCTCCCTGACCTGCGGCACGCGGACCAATGGGGCGGTGAACGGGGGGTCGCAGGATGTGGCTTTCGCCGCCGTCCGGACGAGCTATCAGCAGACCCTGAACATCGATGGCGTCGGTAATGGCGGCACGATCAAGAAGGGCGAGGTGTTCAGCATCGCCGGCGTCTATGCGGTCAATCCACGGACCAAGGCGGTGCTGCCGTTCCTGGCGCAATTCGTGGTGCTGGCCGATGCGACGGCCAATGGCTCTGGTCAAGTCGCTCTCACCATCGCCAATCCCATCATCGTCGAGGGCGCCTACCAGAACGTCTCGGCAGCGCCGGCCGACAACGCGGTGGTGACCTGGATGGGGACGGCGGGATCGACCTACCGGCAGAACGCGGCCTTCCACAAGACGTCGCTGAAGCTGGTGAGCGCCAAGCTGGTGACGCCGTTCTCGGGCGCGGCCGATTATTCGACCGACCCTGAGACGGGGATTTCGGTCCGCTATTGGCGGTACTCAAACGGCGACAGCGACACCCACAATCACCGCTTCGACGTGATCTACGGCTGCGTGAACGTCGATCGCCGCCTGGGCGTGCGCCTGAGCGGCGCGGCGTAA
- a CDS encoding portal protein: MNHRLSAEGAAAPDHDDTETFLAEVRRRFQEGVDADRENREVGLDDLKFLTGEGQWDERVEAQRLKKGLPCLRINTLPQFVGQVAGDIRLNKPAIRVRPAEDGDRQVAEVRQGLIRFIENRSNAGMVYSMAGEDQVACGLGHFRIGLEYAADDAFDQDIRIRHVPNPFGVVWDPQSTDPTGADARWCFVVDEMDRASFKAAYPDAEGSSPTATPGEGGWTGRDTIRVTEYWEMVERPRTLAVVLRGPQAQPQILDITGREEAFEGLILTGPDGRPRMRKAMRRTAQMWLTNGHELLEPEPYELPISRLPIFKVTGREVRTGERRYRFGLIRFAKDPLRMKNLWRSSAAAWLAQAPRQQWLLHATDEAEADRYRNASQTGDPVLIWSGQTPPQRLDPPSSPAALLQEAQFNDQDIKDVTGLHDASLGMRSNETSGRAILARERQGDVATFMYHDNLRLSIKACGEVANELIPLVYDTPRTVMILGDDETLKQARVNDSSADGGLIDLKIGKYDVVVESGPSFSTRRVEAAESMMAFVQAVPQAAALAGDLIARAQDWPSAEVIGERLKKALPPGLVEEPRDAGLPDPRVMAQQQRAMQIQQAAQAAAMRKAELELAEQAARARLAEAQAARAEMEVQRLASQQLGLGAPGQL; encoded by the coding sequence ATGAACCATCGGCTTTCGGCCGAGGGCGCCGCTGCGCCTGATCACGATGATACCGAGACCTTCCTGGCGGAGGTGCGGCGCAGGTTCCAGGAGGGCGTCGACGCCGACCGCGAGAATCGCGAAGTTGGTCTCGACGACCTGAAGTTCCTGACCGGCGAGGGACAGTGGGACGAGCGGGTCGAGGCGCAACGCCTGAAGAAGGGGCTGCCCTGTCTGCGCATTAACACTTTGCCGCAGTTCGTGGGCCAGGTGGCCGGCGACATACGGCTGAATAAGCCGGCGATCCGGGTGCGTCCGGCGGAGGACGGCGATCGGCAGGTCGCTGAGGTTCGGCAGGGGCTGATCCGCTTCATCGAGAACCGGTCGAACGCCGGCATGGTCTATTCCATGGCCGGCGAGGACCAGGTGGCCTGCGGCCTGGGGCATTTCCGCATCGGGCTGGAATATGCGGCCGATGACGCCTTCGACCAGGACATCCGCATCCGCCATGTGCCGAACCCCTTCGGCGTGGTCTGGGACCCCCAGTCGACGGACCCGACGGGCGCCGATGCGCGCTGGTGTTTCGTGGTCGACGAGATGGACCGGGCGAGCTTCAAGGCGGCCTATCCCGACGCCGAGGGTTCAAGCCCGACCGCGACGCCTGGCGAGGGCGGCTGGACCGGCCGCGACACCATACGGGTGACTGAGTATTGGGAGATGGTGGAGCGGCCGCGCACTCTGGCCGTGGTGCTGCGCGGGCCCCAGGCGCAGCCGCAGATCCTGGACATCACCGGGCGGGAGGAGGCGTTCGAAGGCCTGATCCTGACTGGGCCGGATGGGCGGCCGCGGATGCGCAAGGCGATGCGGCGGACGGCGCAGATGTGGCTGACCAACGGCCATGAGCTGCTCGAGCCCGAGCCCTATGAACTACCGATCAGCCGGCTGCCGATCTTCAAGGTGACGGGGCGCGAGGTGCGTACCGGTGAGCGACGCTATCGCTTCGGCCTGATCCGCTTCGCCAAGGATCCGTTGCGGATGAAGAACCTGTGGCGCTCATCCGCCGCGGCGTGGCTGGCCCAGGCGCCGCGGCAGCAATGGCTGCTGCACGCGACGGATGAGGCGGAGGCCGACCGCTATCGCAACGCCTCACAGACCGGCGACCCGGTGCTGATCTGGTCTGGGCAGACGCCGCCGCAGCGCTTGGATCCGCCGAGCTCGCCGGCGGCGCTACTGCAGGAGGCGCAGTTCAACGACCAGGACATCAAGGACGTCACCGGCCTGCATGACGCGAGCCTGGGGATGCGGTCGAACGAGACGTCCGGAAGGGCGATCCTGGCGCGGGAGCGGCAGGGCGACGTGGCGACCTTCATGTATCACGACAACCTGAGGCTCTCGATCAAGGCCTGCGGGGAGGTGGCCAATGAGCTGATCCCGCTGGTCTATGACACGCCGCGCACGGTGATGATCCTGGGCGACGACGAGACCCTGAAACAGGCGCGCGTCAACGACTCCTCCGCCGACGGCGGACTGATCGACCTGAAGATCGGCAAGTACGACGTTGTGGTGGAGAGCGGGCCGTCATTCTCGACGCGCCGCGTCGAAGCGGCCGAAAGCATGATGGCCTTCGTCCAGGCTGTGCCGCAGGCGGCGGCGCTTGCCGGCGACCTGATCGCCCGCGCCCAGGACTGGCCGAGCGCCGAGGTGATCGGCGAGCGCCTGAAAAAGGCGCTGCCGCCGGGGCTGGTGGAGGAGCCGCGTGACGCCGGCCTGCCCGATCCGCGGGTAATGGCGCAGCAGCAGCGCGCGATGCAGATCCAGCAGGCGGCGCAAGCGGCGGCCATGCGCAAGGCCGAGCTGGAGCTGGCCGAACAGGCTGCTCGGGCAAGGCTTGCGGAGGCGCAGGCGGCGAGGGCGGAGATGGAGGTCCAGCGGTTGGCTTCGCAGCAACTGGGCCTCGGCGCGCCAGGCCAATTATGA
- a CDS encoding PBSX family phage terminase large subunit: protein MLKRGHAPAFKPLLEPARYKGAYGGRGSGKSHFFAEELVLRCVDDPTMRVVCVREVQRSLDQSVKKLLEDKIEAMGFGACFEVRAGEIRVLDERGRKRGLIIFQGMQDHTAASIKSLEGYRIAWVEEAQSLSKRSLELLTPTLRAPGAEIWFSWNPDLPSDPVDAFMRGPGVADDPEVICVGVTYNDNPWFRDTSLLADKARDQRRDPDKYKHVWLGGYDDKGEARVFRNWTVREFEAPAGAQHRLGADWGFATDPTVLVRCHLEARQLFVDYEAWLVGCEIDHTPALFDSVPESRRFFITADSARPELVSYMQRSGFPKIVAAIKGPGSLEDGIEFLKSYDIVVHPRCKHVIEELSTYSYRTDRQSGAILSELEDRRNHTIDALRYACEGARRAGPVRPPKRERREAMGAQGWMAG, encoded by the coding sequence ATGCTGAAGCGGGGGCATGCGCCGGCGTTCAAGCCGCTTCTCGAGCCGGCCAGATACAAGGGCGCCTATGGCGGGCGCGGATCGGGCAAGAGCCACTTCTTCGCGGAGGAGCTGGTGTTGCGATGCGTGGACGATCCGACCATGCGGGTGGTGTGCGTGCGCGAGGTCCAGCGTTCGCTGGACCAGTCGGTCAAAAAGCTGCTGGAGGACAAGATCGAGGCGATGGGCTTTGGCGCCTGCTTCGAAGTGCGGGCCGGCGAAATCCGCGTGCTGGATGAGCGCGGACGCAAGCGCGGGCTGATCATCTTCCAGGGCATGCAGGACCACACGGCAGCGTCGATCAAGTCGCTGGAAGGCTATCGCATCGCCTGGGTGGAGGAGGCGCAGTCGCTGTCGAAGCGGTCGCTGGAGCTTTTGACGCCGACGCTGCGGGCGCCGGGCGCAGAGATCTGGTTCTCTTGGAACCCCGACCTGCCATCCGATCCGGTCGACGCCTTCATGCGCGGCCCGGGCGTCGCCGATGACCCTGAGGTGATCTGCGTCGGCGTGACCTACAACGACAATCCCTGGTTCCGCGACACGTCGCTGCTGGCCGACAAGGCGCGCGACCAGCGTCGCGATCCGGACAAGTACAAGCACGTCTGGTTGGGCGGCTATGACGACAAGGGAGAGGCGCGGGTGTTCCGCAACTGGACGGTGCGCGAGTTCGAGGCGCCGGCCGGCGCTCAGCATCGGCTGGGGGCGGACTGGGGATTTGCGACGGACCCGACCGTGCTGGTGCGCTGCCACCTGGAGGCGCGCCAGTTGTTCGTCGACTACGAGGCCTGGCTGGTCGGCTGTGAGATCGACCATACGCCGGCGCTCTTCGACAGCGTGCCGGAGTCGCGGCGGTTCTTCATCACCGCCGATTCCGCGCGGCCGGAACTGGTCAGCTACATGCAGAGGAGCGGATTTCCGAAGATCGTCGCGGCGATCAAGGGGCCGGGCAGCCTGGAGGACGGGATCGAGTTCCTGAAGAGTTACGACATCGTCGTGCATCCCAGGTGCAAGCACGTGATCGAGGAACTCTCGACCTATTCCTACCGCACCGATCGCCAGAGCGGGGCGATCCTGAGCGAGCTCGAAGACCGCCGCAACCACACCATCGACGCCCTGCGCTACGCCTGCGAGGGCGCGCGGCGGGCTGGGCCTGTGCGGCCGCCGAAGCGCGAGCGGCGCGAGGCGATGGGCGCGCAGGGATGGATGGCGGGGTGA
- a CDS encoding S-(hydroxymethyl)glutathione dehydrogenase/class III alcohol dehydrogenase, producing MKTRAAVAFAPKTPLEIVEVDLEGPRFGEVLIEIKATGVCHTDAYTLDGLDSEGLFPSILGHEGAGVVVEVGPGVTSLAVGDHVIPLYTPECRQCKSCLSRKTNLCTAIRGTQGKGLMPDGTSRFSYKGQAIHHYMGCSTFSNFTVLPEIAVAKIRKDAPFDTAAYVGCGVTTGVGAVVNTAGVEAGTNCIVFGLGGIGLNVIQGLKMVGAGMIVGVDINPAREEWGRRFGMTHFVNPKAVGGDLVAHLTALTDGGADYTFDATGNTEVMRQALEACHRGWGESVIIGVAEAGREISTRPFQLVTGRVWRGSAFGGARGRTDTPKIVDWYMDGKIEIDPMITHRLPLDRINEAFDLMHAGESIRTVIVY from the coding sequence ATGAAAACACGCGCCGCCGTGGCCTTTGCGCCCAAGACCCCGCTCGAAATCGTCGAAGTCGACCTGGAGGGCCCCCGGTTCGGCGAGGTGCTGATTGAGATCAAGGCGACCGGCGTCTGCCACACTGACGCCTACACACTTGACGGCCTGGATTCGGAGGGCTTGTTCCCGTCGATCCTGGGCCACGAAGGCGCAGGCGTGGTGGTCGAGGTGGGGCCGGGCGTCACCAGCCTGGCGGTCGGCGATCACGTCATCCCGCTCTACACGCCGGAATGCCGGCAGTGCAAAAGTTGCCTCTCGCGCAAGACGAACCTTTGCACGGCGATCCGTGGGACCCAGGGCAAGGGGCTGATGCCGGACGGCACGAGCCGGTTCTCCTACAAGGGCCAGGCGATCCATCACTACATGGGCTGCTCGACCTTTTCGAATTTCACGGTGCTGCCGGAAATCGCGGTCGCCAAGATTCGCAAGGACGCGCCCTTTGATACGGCGGCCTATGTCGGCTGTGGGGTGACGACAGGGGTGGGCGCAGTGGTGAACACCGCAGGCGTCGAGGCTGGGACCAACTGCATCGTCTTCGGGCTGGGCGGTATCGGCTTGAACGTGATCCAGGGCCTGAAGATGGTGGGCGCTGGCATGATTGTCGGCGTCGATATCAACCCGGCGCGCGAGGAATGGGGCCGCCGGTTCGGCATGACACACTTCGTCAATCCAAAGGCAGTGGGCGGCGATCTCGTGGCGCACCTGACCGCGCTGACTGATGGCGGGGCCGACTACACGTTCGATGCGACCGGGAACACCGAGGTGATGCGACAAGCGCTGGAGGCCTGCCATCGGGGCTGGGGCGAGAGCGTGATCATCGGCGTGGCGGAGGCCGGCCGCGAAATCTCAACGCGGCCGTTTCAACTGGTGACCGGCCGTGTCTGGCGTGGCTCCGCATTTGGCGGCGCACGCGGACGGACCGACACGCCGAAGATCGTCGACTGGTACATGGACGGGAAGATTGAGATCGACCCTATGATCACCCACCGGCTGCCGCTGGATCGGATCAATGAGGCCTTCGACCTGATGCATGCGGGCGAGAGCATCCGCACCGTGATCGTCTACTGA
- a CDS encoding GlcG/HbpS family heme-binding protein, with product MQQTITMAEALRMQAAALAKAEEFGVAVAVTIIDAHTHLVSSIRMDGVEWVWLPDDARSKAMVTVVWRGEPSGPFRDRAASPMFTWLNNHYQGKLLYLQGAVPIKRGAHLLGAIAASGASGEQDEEIAWAGANALEA from the coding sequence GTGCAGCAGACGATCACCATGGCCGAGGCGCTGCGCATGCAGGCTGCGGCGCTGGCCAAGGCGGAGGAATTCGGCGTCGCCGTGGCCGTAACCATCATCGATGCGCACACCCATCTGGTGTCATCCATCCGCATGGACGGGGTGGAATGGGTCTGGTTGCCAGACGATGCGCGAAGCAAGGCGATGGTGACGGTGGTCTGGCGCGGGGAGCCTAGCGGCCCGTTCCGCGACCGGGCGGCCAGTCCGATGTTCACCTGGCTGAACAACCACTATCAGGGCAAGCTGCTCTACCTGCAAGGCGCAGTGCCGATCAAACGCGGGGCCCACCTGCTGGGCGCCATTGCGGCCAGCGGCGCCAGCGGCGAGCAGGATGAAGAGATCGCGTGGGCGGGCGCGAACGCTCTGGAGGCTTAG
- a CDS encoding XRE family transcriptional regulator, giving the protein MTPGERLKQVRERRGVPSAKEAAEAMGVPVATYIQHENGVRGVRPERAQQYAIFYGVSPEWIVYGKGDDAADKAGATVPLVGYVGAGAEAHFYASADDGLGEVEAPPEATTDTRAAEIRGESLGPLFEGWLVFYDDVRTPVTPDLIGQLCVVGLPNDKVLVKKLRLSRTPGLYHLLSNSEAPMLDQEVAWAAKVKTMRPR; this is encoded by the coding sequence ATGACGCCAGGCGAGCGACTGAAGCAGGTCCGGGAACGGCGTGGCGTGCCCAGCGCCAAGGAAGCGGCAGAGGCCATGGGCGTGCCCGTGGCGACCTACATCCAGCATGAGAACGGGGTGCGGGGGGTACGTCCGGAACGGGCGCAGCAATACGCGATCTTCTATGGCGTTAGCCCGGAGTGGATCGTTTATGGCAAGGGTGACGACGCGGCGGACAAGGCGGGCGCGACCGTGCCGCTCGTAGGATACGTCGGCGCAGGGGCCGAGGCGCACTTTTACGCCTCGGCGGATGACGGACTGGGCGAGGTTGAGGCGCCGCCGGAGGCGACGACCGATACGCGCGCCGCCGAGATCCGTGGCGAGAGCCTGGGGCCGCTCTTCGAGGGGTGGCTGGTGTTCTATGACGACGTGCGCACGCCGGTGACGCCGGATCTGATCGGCCAGTTGTGCGTGGTCGGACTTCCGAACGACAAGGTGCTTGTGAAGAAACTTCGGTTGAGCCGGACACCCGGGCTCTACCACCTGTTGTCGAACAGCGAGGCGCCAATGCTGGACCAGGAGGTGGCCTGGGCCGCCAAGGTCAAGACCATGCGCCCCCGCTAG